One part of the Pannonibacter sp. XCT-53 genome encodes these proteins:
- a CDS encoding flagellar assembly protein FliX has translation MRITGNPPISSVQGKGGKKRAGGGSDGFFISSEAETAAASTTSSATALGGIDALLALQEVDVQPDERDIASRRGHSLLDALDALRADLLGGLVPTGRLDEMAAVLKDRQPSGDARLDGVIDEIELRVKVELAKLGKFTE, from the coding sequence ATGCGCATCACCGGGAACCCGCCGATTTCCTCCGTCCAGGGCAAGGGCGGCAAGAAGCGCGCGGGCGGCGGCAGTGACGGCTTCTTCATTTCCAGCGAGGCCGAGACCGCAGCCGCCTCCACGACCAGCTCGGCCACCGCGCTTGGCGGGATCGACGCTCTGCTGGCGCTGCAAGAGGTGGATGTCCAGCCGGATGAGCGCGACATTGCCAGCCGGCGCGGCCATTCCCTGCTCGATGCGCTCGACGCGCTGCGGGCCGATCTGCTCGGCGGTCTGGTGCCGACCGGTCGCCTCGACGAGATGGCGGCGGTGCTGAAAGACCGTCAGCCGAGCGGTGACGCGCGGCTTGACGGGGTGATCGACGAGATCGAATTGCGAGTGAAGGTTGAGCTCGCCAAGCTTGGCAAATTCACCGAGTGA